A section of the Castanea sativa cultivar Marrone di Chiusa Pesio chromosome 12, ASM4071231v1 genome encodes:
- the LOC142620466 gene encoding uncharacterized protein At4g02000-like, translating to MWKLGDDLKVVEVGDEVLQFKFTIESQLLWVWNNGPWCFDNQLLVLRRWEKDMTARSVSFTHLPLWVQVWGLPFDLMAEEAGQDIGWGLGRVVKVDCKAFKSDQARFLRVRVEVPLNKPLRRGGLVVSPEGDEARVAFRNEHLVGWCFACGRIGHDVKECETASDKNKTSRPYGEWLKAGTRARHDNPKNKQPSPQRHRSGPHTQTGPT from the coding sequence ATGTGGAAGCTGGGTGACGATCTCAAGGTAGTGGAAGTAGGGGACGAAGTATTACAATTTAAATTCACAATAGAGAGCCAACTGTTGTGGGTTTGGAACAATGGTCCATGGTGTTTCGACAATCAATTGCTCGTGCTACGAAGGTGGGAGAAGGACATGACAGCCAGGTCCGTGAGTTTCACACACTTACCTCTTTGGGTTCAAGTTTGGGGTTTACCATTTGATTTAATGGCCGAAGAAGCAGGCCAGGATATTGGTTGGGGATTAGGAAGAGTCGTCAAAGTGGACTGCAAGGCGTTTAAGTCGGACCAGGCCAGATTCCTTCGGGTCCGCGTTGAGGTTCCGTTAAACAAGCCACTAAGGAGGGGCGGTCTAGTAGTGAGCCCAGAGGGAGATGAAGCCAGGGTGGCCTTTCGCAATGAGCATTTGGTTGGGTGGTGTTTCGCATGTGGCAGAATTGGCCACGATGTTAAGGAGTGCGAGACTGCAAGcgataaaaacaaaacaagcagACCGTACGGCGAGTGGTTGAAAGCCGGTACGCGAGCACGCCATGACAACCCGAAGAACAAACAGCCGAGCCCACAGCGACACCGGAGTGGACCCCACACTCAAACCGGGCCAACTTAG